The Cherax quadricarinatus isolate ZL_2023a chromosome 66, ASM3850222v1, whole genome shotgun sequence genome window below encodes:
- the LOC128703999 gene encoding probable G-protein coupled receptor B0563.6 codes for MNETLGFHGVLNFKKTLGSVSNSGGEDSTPTHPRNVTGVPKGDMNEGVLEVNRNITDFPNFTRVVSGSIDLGNITGALDYSSLRIGIVSDDVTLIQRVSYEVLLPIMIVLGLVVNIFGIFLLTRRKLRSRPANSYYLMLISCDLLILVISIPTAITVNGCRLFSYSVAVYFAHIFFTFFYIIQTFTLYVILWISYDRFLALWFFKRFHEVQGRRVLRSRVLLTMSLCILMHMKHLFDVQFMCVKSSEIVKEPDEWCEGGVWIIKDDLHSLSRKNVWTHLWWVLRGLVVLVVPIILVLVFNVGIVVGLVHRRLHNTAATTRTRGQAYSSIYISLAISATFVLCTVPITVHATFYAENIVNCTGPYSEEVFRAVANLLLIGEHLTHFLFFSFNETFRSELKTYLMAGRHRVLSAFSQSCFSQRKKSTVSPATSCPSQYPGGPPQLIISPPEGSAETNSKDPREAPIHSNIPLRNMSLSDLDHPTKPSIRHSDQGPPSRSSVNTIEEVL; via the exons AGAAGACCCTCGGCAGTGTGTCAAACTCCGGTGGAGAGGACAGTACACCAACACACCCGAGAAACGTTACCGGTGTTCCTAAAGGGGACATGAATGAGGGCGTTCTGGAGGTCAACAGGAATATTACAGACTTCCCAAATTTCACCAGGGTCGTCAGTGGATCAATAGACCTGGGAAACATCACTGGAGCTCTGGATTACTCCTCCCTGCGAATAGGGATTGTCTCGGATGACGTGACCTTGATACAAAGAGTTTCTTATGAGGTACTTCTGCCCATAATGATAGTGCTGGGCCTGGTTGTCAACATATTTGGTATCTTCCTTCTCACTAGACGCAAGCTCAGGAGCAGACCTGCAAATTC ATACTATTTGATGCTGATATCCTGTGATCTTCTCATCTTAGTGATTAGCATCCCCACGGCCATCACCGTTAACGGCTGCCGCCTCTTCTCATATTCCGTAGCTGTCTACTTCGCCCACATTTTCTTCACTTTCTTTTACATAATTCAGACTTTTACTCTCTACGTCATTCTCTGGATCTCTTATGATAGGTTCCTCGCATTGTGGTTTTTCAAGAGGTTCCATGAAGTTCAAGGTCGCCGAGTGTTGCGCAGTAGAGTTTTACTAACAATGAGCCTGTGTATTTTGATGCATATGAAGCACTTGTTTGATGTACAATTTATGTGTGTAAAGTCCTCGGAAATAGTTAAGGAGCCGGATGAATGGTGTGAGGGCGGAGTATGGATCATCAAAGATGACCTCCACAGCTTGAGCAGGAAGAACGTGTGGACACATTTGTGGTGGGTGCTACGTggtttggtggtgttggtggtgccaaTTATCCTGGTATTGGTGTTTAACGTCGGCATCGTGGTGGGACTGGTTCACCGCCGTCTTCACaatactgctgccaccaccaggacTCGAGGACAGGCCTACTCCAGCATCTACATATCTCTTGCCATCTCTGCCACCTTCGTCCTCTGCACTGTTCCTATCACCGTCCACGCTACCTTCTATGCTGAGAACATCGTCAACTGCACCGGCCCTTATTCCGAGGAGGTGTTCCGTGCTGTTGCAAACCTCCTCCTGATAGGAGAACACCTCACCCATTTCTTGTTCTTCTCCTTCAATGAAACTTTCCGCAGCGAACTGAAGACTTATCTCATGGCAGGGCGACATCGAGTTCTAAGTGCCTTCTCGCAGTCTTGTTTCTCTCAGCGCAAGAAGTCCACTGTTTCCCCTGCCACATCTTGCCCTTCGCAATACCCAGGAGGACCACCTCAGTTAATCATCTCCCCGCCTGAGGGATCAGCGGAAACCAACAGTAAAGACCCTCGAGAAGCTCCCATCCATTCAAACATCCCCCTCAGAAACATGTCTCTTAGTGACTTAGACCATCCCACTAAACCTTCCATCCGACACTCCGACCAAGGCCCTCCATCAAGGTCCTCGGTGAACACGATTGAAGAGGTGTTATGA